The region ATTTTTATAGAAAAATCCGTTGTGATCTGATAAAGAACTTTCTATGGGAAATAAGCTTCTCAAAAAACCATTATCAAGCCTGATTCAACGGTTTAAAAGAAACCAGCTATCTTTACCGTTACGTAAGTAAGAGGGATTTATTATGGAGGATAATCTTTTCCCTATAAAATACTTAAATATAGTTTATAAAGGCAAGGAGTTTTCCGGGAAATGGGAAGATATTTTCTGTTCTTCGGATTATGAGGAATTCAATGGAATAACCTATGTCTCCAGCCCAGGATTCTTTTTTGAATTTGCGAAAAACTTTCAGCGTGTAGAGCTTATTATAGGTATAGACAAGGGCGGGCCAGCTTTAAAATTTGATCCAATAGAAGGAGCAGAATTTTTTCAGAAACTCGATCTTGAGATCAAGAAAAGGGTAGCAAGCGGAAACATCAATATACGCTATGCAAAGGACAATGCCATCCATTCAAAGCTTTATTTATTGAAAGGCCCGGATGGTAGAGTAGGGCGTGTTATCATAGGATCTGCTAATTTCACACAAAGTGCTCTCCACGAGAATAGGCAGTTTGAAGAATTGATCGTTTATGATCGCTCTGATAGTTCCGAGGTATGTGATGCTTATGAGAAAAGATATAAAGAAATATATCGAAATACCATTGACTATATACCTGAAAGGATAAAGGAAAAGTTTAGGATGGGTCTCCCTATTATCATCGATGAGGAAACAGGAATCAACATTGTTCAGGAAGATGCGGGTAATTTATTGCATTCCGATGCTGATTTTATACACCAAAGCATAGAGGAAGAAAAAAAAGAAATAGACTATAAGGTAAAAGAGGTAGAAAACAAGGTACAACTTTTCAAAGCTCTTTCAAAGAAGACTGAGCAGGGCTACGAATTCAAACAACCAAGGAGTGGATTGAACAAAGAGGTCAGGGACATCATTGTAAAAAGATACATAGATTCAACAGAGCCTGTTACTCCGGCACACACTACAAATGAGAAAGAGCTTTTCTATAAAGATGAGGATCATGTTCTTATTGTAAAAGACCGTGATGGCTCTGCAATGCCGGTGTCCAAGGCATTGGACAAAGAGAAACTGATCCAGGAAATAGCCAAGTTAAATAAGGTAATAGATGCCTATGCCAGATTTGTAAAAGGCAGTAATGAAGAGAAGGTCAAGAACAAAAAAAGAGTGTTTGAGATCATACTATATGCCTTTATGTCTCCTTTTATATGGAAAATGCGGGAAGAATACTCCGAGATAAGAAAGGGCAAAGAGGTCAAGGCAGATATACCGATATTTTTGATCATCTCAGGTGCATCCAGGACAGGGAAAACATCGTTATTACATATAATCAATATGCTGCTGGGAAATTATAAAGAAGTTGATGATTATCCTAAAGATAATGGTTTCAAAATTAAGAAGCGACTTAATTATGAAGATTTATACCCTGTTTTAATTGATGAAGTTCCGAAGGATTTCTTCAGCAGAAAAGGTTCTGTAAACACGGGGAGAGGACAGGAATTTATTATACATGTAAGTAATACGTTAGGTGATTCAAAAGAACGCAAATATCCTGCTGTTATCATGACTACAAACGAAGATGTCGATAGCATTGCGGAGAGATTGTTGCGAAGGGTTTATAACATCAAATTGGAGACACAGTTCGGCACTGATAAGAAGGCAGAGGCAGAGAATCATAAAAGTAAGGTTATAAACGAATTAAATGACGACTTGTTTAAGGATTTCTCATGGAAAATGATTCAAAAAATCAGAAATGAACCAATAAACTTTGAATTCAGAAACAATGATTTTTTATACTACGGGCGAAATATTTTTAAAGAGTGGTTTAATGAGATAGGTCAACATCCTTATGATTGGTACAACGAAGATAAAGTAGACGGTTATTATGAACGGGGGAGTAATCGGTGGCGGGACTTGTACAACAGTAAAAAACAATATTTTGCAGTAAATAATAACAATGAAATATTATTAGATAATAATGCTGTTTTTAAGCAACCTGTCCAAATAAAACAATACACAGAATATCTTGTTTCGGGTGTACTGAAAGACAACAGTGGATTGATGTTGAGACTTGATAAAAAAGAGTTTTTCAAGTTTATCGGAGTGAGAGAGGGAGATGGGTTATTAAAAAGAATTTTGGGTAAATTGATAAGTGCAAAGGATTAGTAAAATGACCACAATTGCAATAAAATGCGGATAAGTCTTTCAAGAGTGATGAAAATAGCGTCCCATAGAAATATTCCTTACAAACTGAAATAAACTTATTAAGAACAACCCATTCTCAATAATATGGAGGTTGTCCCTAGATTTCCAAGCAGTATCCGAACACATAGAGCGGTTTGAAAGAAACCAGAAACCATTGGTCAAAATGAAAGCTACAAGACATTTAGTAATCAATAACTGTTTATAAAGGATAGTTATACTATATCTTATAATAATGTAATACTATAATATCGTAATATACTTGACATTTATATTCTTATTGATTATCCTTTTTTTAGGAAAGAGCTGGACAATATTTAATAAGAAGGAGAGGACTTTTTTATATGCCAAAATTAGACTTGGATACGTTAGAAAGCCATTTGTGGGAATCA is a window of Deltaproteobacteria bacterium DNA encoding:
- a CDS encoding phospholipase D family protein; this encodes MEDNLFPIKYLNIVYKGKEFSGKWEDIFCSSDYEEFNGITYVSSPGFFFEFAKNFQRVELIIGIDKGGPALKFDPIEGAEFFQKLDLEIKKRVASGNINIRYAKDNAIHSKLYLLKGPDGRVGRVIIGSANFTQSALHENRQFEELIVYDRSDSSEVCDAYEKRYKEIYRNTIDYIPERIKEKFRMGLPIIIDEETGINIVQEDAGNLLHSDADFIHQSIEEEKKEIDYKVKEVENKVQLFKALSKKTEQGYEFKQPRSGLNKEVRDIIVKRYIDSTEPVTPAHTTNEKELFYKDEDHVLIVKDRDGSAMPVSKALDKEKLIQEIAKLNKVIDAYARFVKGSNEEKVKNKKRVFEIILYAFMSPFIWKMREEYSEIRKGKEVKADIPIFLIISGASRTGKTSLLHIINMLLGNYKEVDDYPKDNGFKIKKRLNYEDLYPVLIDEVPKDFFSRKGSVNTGRGQEFIIHVSNTLGDSKERKYPAVIMTTNEDVDSIAERLLRRVYNIKLETQFGTDKKAEAENHKSKVINELNDDLFKDFSWKMIQKIRNEPINFEFRNNDFLYYGRNIFKEWFNEIGQHPYDWYNEDKVDGYYERGSNRWRDLYNSKKQYFAVNNNNEILLDNNAVFKQPVQIKQYTEYLVSGVLKDNSGLMLRLDKKEFFKFIGVREGDGLLKRILGKLISAKD